The following proteins are encoded in a genomic region of Enterocloster clostridioformis:
- a CDS encoding aldo/keto reductase has translation MKYVELGRTGVRASILGMGGHEYLQNGKSRGFNEDFKRSTTPGEILEGFGQENRLAILKSSYELGINFFDVTQDSEKEALGRNLKQLPPPYDVVIQTRPEGMVYTYDKNNTKMADLILLRNEAQRILKLLQRETIDFFNIAPMKCAFEHDPEYLEKLGYNISVLKQEGLIRFACADTFSGEETYLRMIQSGYFDVIYINFNFADYQAQNRVMKAAKAQKMGVITREAYMKGQLFHMAKEAGIEQISDLADAALRWSLSREGVDMVIYGTGKPEHLRDASEAFEKKFSELDERLISRIMQTQLYKAYEAEKNKEFLEL, from the coding sequence ATGAAATATGTTGAATTAGGAAGGACTGGTGTAAGAGCTTCTATTCTGGGAATGGGCGGCCATGAGTACCTTCAAAATGGAAAATCTAGGGGATTTAACGAGGACTTTAAGCGTAGCACGACTCCAGGAGAGATTTTAGAAGGTTTTGGTCAGGAAAACCGTCTGGCGATTTTAAAGTCCTCCTACGAACTGGGAATTAATTTTTTTGATGTAACTCAGGACTCCGAGAAAGAGGCATTAGGGCGTAATTTGAAGCAGTTGCCTCCTCCCTATGATGTCGTAATCCAGACACGTCCTGAGGGTATGGTTTATACCTATGATAAGAATAATACCAAAATGGCAGATTTGATTCTTCTCAGGAATGAGGCACAGAGAATCTTAAAGCTTCTTCAGAGAGAGACTATTGATTTTTTTAATATTGCTCCCATGAAATGTGCATTTGAGCATGATCCGGAATACCTTGAAAAACTGGGTTATAATATATCTGTTCTTAAGCAGGAGGGATTGATTCGATTCGCTTGTGCCGACACCTTTTCCGGTGAGGAAACTTATCTCAGAATGATTCAATCGGGTTATTTTGATGTAATCTATATCAACTTTAATTTTGCTGATTATCAGGCTCAAAATAGGGTGATGAAGGCTGCCAAGGCTCAAAAGATGGGGGTTATTACAAGAGAGGCATATATGAAAGGGCAGTTGTTCCACATGGCGAAGGAAGCGGGCATTGAACAAATTTCGGATTTAGCTGATGCGGCTCTTAGATGGTCTTTGTCACGGGAGGGAGTCGATATGGTGATTTACGGAACAGGAAAACCTGAACACTTAAGAGATGCGTCTGAGGCATTTGAAAAAAAGTTTTCCGAATTGGATGAGAGGCTGATTAGTAGAATCATGCAAACGCAGCTTTACAAAGCGTATGAGGCTGAAAAAAATAAAGAATTTCTGGAACTGTAA
- a CDS encoding HpcH/HpaI aldolase family protein: MEELYYNRVKEILKKKGRVSAAWLHMASNVSAEILANAGFDVLVIDVEHSPVDYQTVFSMCQAMKGTNTVPFARAPWNDLIAIKRICDCGVMGIHIPYVRTVDEAREAVLRCKYPPLGIRGIAGSPRACGFGMNRGQYMQKANDENIVMIAIETMDGIDNLPEMMEIEALDGIFIGPMDLSASMGIRGQFDNKEFKAAIKRIENIVIPSGKFLGTVANDIEDAQILYDKGYNIVYMMSDAVDLSRMAERTVVKFKEYNSKEGKVDD, encoded by the coding sequence ATGGAAGAATTATATTACAACAGGGTCAAGGAAATTTTAAAGAAGAAGGGAAGGGTATCTGCCGCGTGGCTTCACATGGCCAGCAATGTATCTGCGGAAATATTGGCAAATGCAGGCTTTGACGTGTTGGTGATTGACGTTGAGCATTCACCAGTAGATTACCAGACAGTGTTTAGTATGTGCCAGGCCATGAAGGGAACGAATACAGTACCTTTTGCAAGAGCACCGTGGAATGATCTGATTGCAATCAAGAGAATCTGTGATTGTGGAGTCATGGGTATTCACATTCCTTATGTAAGGACAGTAGATGAGGCTAGAGAAGCAGTTCTGCGCTGCAAATATCCTCCTTTAGGCATCAGGGGCATTGCTGGAAGCCCAAGAGCATGTGGGTTTGGTATGAACAGAGGACAGTATATGCAAAAGGCAAACGACGAGAATATTGTGATGATTGCCATTGAAACCATGGATGGAATTGATAACCTTCCGGAAATGATGGAGATTGAGGCGCTGGATGGTATTTTTATAGGCCCTATGGATTTGTCTGCCTCTATGGGAATCAGGGGACAGTTTGATAATAAGGAATTTAAGGCTGCCATCAAACGGATTGAGAATATAGTGATACCGTCTGGTAAATTCCTCGGCACAGTAGCCAATGATATAGAAGATGCTCAGATCTTGTATGATAAGGGCTACAACATAGTATATATGATGTCTGATGCCGTTGACCTCTCTAGAATGGCAGAAAGGACAGTCGTCAAATTTAAGGAGTATAATTCGAAGGAGGGAAAAGTGGATGATTAA